From a region of the Vanessa atalanta chromosome 13, ilVanAtal1.2, whole genome shotgun sequence genome:
- the LOC125068025 gene encoding NFX1-type zinc finger-containing protein 1-like isoform X1 has translation MDEDDLLRRPSGSSYYRPAGLQNVRSNLPQRGKARSQSLNPRRLVSRNHPENITYAGHPAMNEIQNRTPRNRAPHFKEPKPKHPYLRNGRNVNKSEQMDSTNMTTSKNRQDRGQEVDNKIRKMGFLTLEALAKSDAKDILANLNAKKEGFLNLLQSPIERPDVHVLIMELLSKICESSFHQLKLTVILDVCNSQYIGNFKNYLLDLPYVLNKSTNNKYWKNEMEFWKNFIAFCESIIVMSPSTALTKCRSLIEGSSKCCLEGLQDRHNFTLPEEYNLKLIQLRETLTAHENDKTAKEERKLVFGDEEQEPPENFRNLSVVPRREDLIDERPYLRANLISGRYCDVEHYLDVQFRLLREDCFGPLREGILQFIRDPTKNKYDNIRVYHNVKFVESYISPQKIGSVVEVDDYTKKRFKKINWSYSKRFIYGSLVLFTKDNCNTFIVATIIDRNIKYMDNGKIPVSIIDLIDVGDYLYGNQKYTMIESEVYFEPYYHILKALQDSTFPEHIAMKKYIVDVDPEPTHPAYLQVDKSYKVKTSDFKSMTFNVLDFNTWPSNDDFGFNQSQYEAYKTALTREFAVIQGPPGTGKTFLGIKIAQTLLQNIDKRGCVLLLVCYTNHALDQFLEGLIPVTNSIVRIGGQSRNEAMEKFNLNQLRKQSTRSSSSAVRLFHGQKNELKTNILKLQAAQSEIDSINESIVSYTCMTEYVPGCSNLGDLYKTTLKSGKDPLSFWLFENLEYDFKEPITFKEDQTEECINTEFMNNNNEVIMDDFEIDNNQFSYSSIKKAFSLKIAKTQLLHSTQQYQKKNLNSTYKRNLHFDIVALRARIKRFTEMKNYELLGTHTTPVDLQNLRNLPMIDRWLLYFRWTKIITNKLKNDIRPLQESVKDSNTAYEESRMLLDVQLLQNVKVIGMTTSGAARLRKLLMVLAPPIVIVEEAAEVLEQHIVTSLTKSCEHLILIGDHQQLRPSAAHMRLAKHFNLEVSLFERMILNAVHSRRLSVQHRMRPDISALIVPHIYAELLDHPSVAHFPDVRGLTDNVFFFSHEYQEEVVNESSSKANKKEADLTLGFANYIMQQGYQPQDVTILTAYSGQMFYLRKQRPLYAHLSKVKITVLDNYQGEESKIIILSLVRNNDQKKIGFLGTKNRICVALSRAKEGFYIFGNIDILKENSNLWTKIAETLENQGSLGTSIHLKCQNHPDQITTISSVEDFSKVPEGGCLLKCNYNLPCLHACPLVCHSYDPGHATIICPFKCERIICHLNHVCPLMCKNKCEPCKQMITKKLPCGHYKEIFCYLNPTDPSIKCLTTVSVKLPKCGHEVNKSCYMDTHKVSCPVPCGLLVERCGHACARSCHVQDDPDHEFYKCSKPCVKAKKGCTMDMEGDRGDHQCRKQCHETCDDCNIEVVKKRTSCKHKERIACSKNVDETPCRKKCARTLPCGHFCMKKCFENCGDCKIKVKKPIPECGHEVELECGVEATRARCVRPCARRLRCGHACHQLCRDACDATLCTELVPHHFDSPCGHRVQLPCNAYSAANGSPSHETLLEHCRVVCGAELECEHICAGNCASCLRGRLHQPCSQLCKQINICGHECEEPCNELCPPCNKTCEMKCVHARCPRPCGAPCISCNEQCTRACPHGRCSRRCGEQCSRAGCSHPCPLLLACGHACRGLCGERCPDICKICNPDDFPKDFLGDEFNDEALFVVLEDCGHIMEFEDMEHLMNSETESISIRACPFCRKPIINTPRYKDLVNNRMKTDINPIKERVYGNVQKNLDTKNSLLENISKFQNAHKNILSDKLHSDWKNAFKILQNFIHKYKKKNSLLQLNMHFMYLNILEKLAKIYENFKTAKLTELQDELVENISLISCFLIRNVRKISQQQQMDIRNEIKRLNSIVQLSKLLSSNSYKISRSDPKVNEAMEAAKNMVLGIGIYKEDNAINALKIFQDGIKASGIVTKAERDMIVRAIGAKAGQWFKCPNGHFYSINRCGGATVEGICIECKARIGGTNHRLLGDNKHAPEIDNSKFPAWSEEANNMANFDFENLW, from the exons ATGGATGAGGATGACCTATTAAGGCGACCATcag gttcATCATACTATAGACCAGCAGGATTACAAAATGTCCGTAGCAACTTACCACAACGCGGAAAAGCACGCAGTCAGTCCCTAAATCCTAGAAGGCTAGTGAGCCGAAATCATCCCGAAAATATTACTTATGCTGGACATCCAGCAATGAATGAAATTCAGAACCGAACACCTAGAAATAGAG CACCACATTTTAAAGAACCAAAACCAAAACATCCCTATTTAAGAAACGGCAGAAATGTCAATAAATCTGAACAAATGGATTCAACGAACATGACAACCAGTAAAAACCGTCAGGACCGAGGCCAAGAAGttgataacaaaataagaaaGATGGGATTTTTAACCTTAGAAGCATTGGCAAAATCAGATGCTAAAGATATACTTGCAAACTTGAACGCTAAGAAGGAAGGATTTCTGAATCTTTTGCAATCTCCAATTGAGCGACCTGACGTACATGTACTGATTATGGAACTCTTATCAAAAATATGTGAATCTTCATTTCATCAGTTAAAATTAACTGTAATATTGGATGTTTGTAATTCGCAATATATTggcaattttaaaaattatttgttggATTTACCCTACGTTTTAAACAAGTctacaaacaataaatactgGAAAAATGAAATGGAATTTTGGAAGAATTTTATAGCTTTTTGTGAATCCATCATAGTAATGTCGCCATCGACTGCGTTGACCAAATGTAGATCTCTCATAGAAGGAAGTTCTAAATGTTGCCTAGAGGGGCTACAAGATAGGCATAATTTTACATTACCCGAGGAATATAACTTGAAGTTAATACAACTTCGTGAGACGTTGACGGCGCATGAAAATGACAAAACTGCG AAAGAAGAACGAAAGCTCGTTTTTGGGGATGAAGAACAAGAACCACCGGAGAATTTCAGGAATTTGAGCGTCGTGCCACGCCGGGAAGATTTGATCGATGAACGTCCATATTTGAGAGCAAATTTGATATCAGGCAGATATTGCGATGTGGAACATTATCTAGACGTACAATTCAGGCTCCTCCGTGAAGATTGCTTCGGACCTCTTCGGGAAGGAATAC TCCAGTTTATTCGAGATCCCaccaaaaataaatacgataatatACG agTTTATCATAATGTCAAATTTGTTGAGTCCTATATATCGCCACAGAAAATTGGTTCCGTTGTGGAAGTTGATGATTACactaaaaaaagatttaaaaagataaactgGTCTTATAGCAAGCGATTTATTTATGGATCGCTAGTTCTATTTACCAAGGACAATTGCAATACATTTATTGTAGCGACGATAATTGaccgaaatataaaatatatggacAACGGAAAA ATTCCAGTGTCAATTATTGATCTTATCGACGTTGGTGATTATTTATAtggaaatcaaaaatatacgaTGATTGAAAGTGAAGTTTATTTCGAGCCTTATTATCATATTCTGAAAGCTCTACAGGATTCGACATTTCCCGAACATATagcaatgaaaaaatatatcgtcgATGTTGAT CCTGAACCTACTCATCCTGCGTATTTACAAGTAGATAAATcatataaagtaaaaacatcCGATTTCAAAAGCATGACATTTAATGTACTCGATTTTAATACGTGGCCATCTAATGATGACTTTGGATTTAATCAAAGTCAGTATGAAGCATACAAAACCGCTTTGACTCGCGAGTTTGCCGTGATTCAGGGTCCGCCGGGGACTGGCAAGACATTTTTGGGTATTAAAATAGCACAAACATTGTTACAGAATATTGACAAGCGCGGATGCGTGCTATTACTTGTGTGCTATACGAACCACGCTTTGGATCAATTTTTAGAAGGTCTTATACCGGTTACGAATTCAATTGTAAGGATTGGTGGTCAATCTCGAAATGAGGCTATGGAAAAGTTTAACTTAAATCAACTTAGGAAGCAATCAACGAGAAGTTCATCAAGTGCTGTTCGACTTTTTCATGGGCAAAAAAACgagttaaaaacaaacatattaaaattacaggCAGCTCAAAGTGAAATCGACTCCATAAACGAGTCCATAGTTAGTTATACTTGCATGACAGAATATGTTCCAGGGTGTTCGAACCTTggagatttatataaaacaactcTCAAAAGTGGAAAAGACCCATTATCTTTTTGGTTATTTGAAAACTTAGAATACGACTTCAAAGAACCTATTACATTCAAAGAAGATCAGACAGAAGAATGTATAAATACAGAATTCatgaacaataataatgagGTCATCATGGATGATTTTGAAATAGACAACAATCAATTTTCTTATTCTAGCATTAAGAAAGCGTTTTCTTTAAAGATTGCAAAAACTCAACTATTACATAGCACTcaacaatatcaaaaaaaaaatttgaattcgaCTTATAAACGTAATCTACACTTTGATATTGTTGCTCTGAGAGCCCGGATAAAGCGTTTTACT GAAATGAAAAACTATGAATTGCTAGGAACTCATACGACTCCAGTTGATTTACAAAATCTTCGCAATTTGCCTATGATTGATCGGTGGCTATTGTACTTCCGTTGgacgaaaataattacaaataaacttaaaaacgaTATTAGACCTCTACAG GAGTCTGTGAAAGATTCGAATACTGCTTACGAAGAATCAAGAATGCTACTGGACGTTCAGTTGTTGCAGAATGTCAAAGTGATTGGCATGACAACTAGCGGCGCAGCGAGACTAAGAAAGTTGCTAATGGTGCTAGCGCCACCTATTG ttatcgTGGAGGAAGCCGCAGAAGTATTAGAACAGCATATTGTTACATCGCTCACTAAAAGTTGTGAACATCTAATCCTTATTg GCGACCACCAGCAGCTGCGACCGTCGGCGGCGCACATGCGGCTCGCCAAGCACTTCAACCTGGAGGTGTCGCTGTTCGAGCGCATGATCCTCAACGCCGTGCACAGCCGGCGCCTGTCCGTGCAGCACCGCATGCGCCCGGACATATCCGCGCTCATCGTGCCGCACATCTACGCCGAGCTGCTCGACCACCCGTCCGTCGCCCACTTCCCCGACGTGCGCGGCCTCACCGACAACGTCTTCTTCTTCTCACACGAGTACCAGGAGGAG GTCGTGAATGAAAGTTCCAGCAAAGCGAACAAAAAAGAAGCAGACCTGACTCTTGGTTTCGCCAACTATATAATGCAACAGGGCTACCAGCCACAAGATGTCACCATATTAACCGCTTACTCCggtcaaatgttttatttgagaaAA caaaGACCTTTATATGCACATCTGTCTAAAGTGAAAATCACGGTTTTGGATAATTACCAAGGCGAAGAATCAAAAATCATAATACTTTCGCTCGTGAGAAATAACGATCAGAAAAAAATCGGATTTTTGGGAACGAAAAACCGTATCTGCGTTGCGTTATCCAGAGCCAAGGAAG ggTTTTACATATTCGGCAACATCGATATTTTGAAAGAGAATTCGAACTTGTGGACTAAAATCGCTGAAACCTTAGAAAACCAGGGATCATTGGGGACAAGCATACATCTCAAATGTCAAAACCATCCGGATCAAATAACGACC atttcGTCAGTGGAGGACTTTAGTAAAGTACCTGAAGGCGGCTGCCTCTTGAAATGCAATTACAATTTGCCCTGTCTTCATGCTTGTCCACTTGTATGTCATAGCTATGACCCAGGACATGCTACTATTATTTGTCCGTTTAAATGTGAAAG AATTATTTGTCACCTGAATCATGTTTGTCCCTTGATGTGCAAAAACAAATGTGAACCGTGCAAGCAAATGATAACGAAAAAATTACCGTGCGGCCATTATAAGGAAATATTCTGCTATTTAAATCCCACAGACCCATCGATAAAATGTCTAACAACCGTTTCTGTCAAATTACCAAAATGTGGACATGag GTTAACAAATCGTGTTATATGGACACGCACAAGGTGTCGTGCCCGGTGCCGTGCGGGCTGCTCGTGGAGCGCTGCGGGCACGCGTGCGCGCGTTCCTGCCACGTCCAGGACGACCCCGATCACGAATTT TATAAATGCTCGAAACCTTGTGTAAAAGCTAAGAAAGGCTGCACAATGGATATGGAAGGTGATCGTGGAGATCATCAGTGCAGAAAGCAGTGTCATGAGACATGTGACGACTGTAACATagaa GTTGTAAAGAAAAGAACGTCATGCAAGCACAAGGAACGTATCGCGTGTTCTAAGAACGTGGACGAGACGCCTTGCCGCAAGAAGTGCGCGCGAACGTTGCCATGCGGACACTTCTGTATGAAGAAGTGCTTCGAAAATTGTGGCGACTGCAAAATAAAG gtGAAGAAGCCGATCCCGGAGTGCGGTCACGAGGTGGAGCTGGAGTGCGGCGTGGAGGCGACGCGCGCGCGCTGCGTGCGGCCGTGCGCGCGCCGCCTGCGCTGCGGCCACGCGTGCCACCAGCTCTGCCGCGACGCCTGCGACGCCACGCTCTGCACCGAGCTCGTCCCGCACCACTTCGACTCCCCCTGCGGACACCGAGTGCAGCTGCCTTGCAACGCCTACTCCGCGGCAAATG GTTCCCCGAGCCACGAGACGCTACTGGAGCATTGCAGGGTGGTATGCGGTGCTGAACTAGAGTGCGAACACATTTGCGCCGGCAACTGCGCGAGCTGTCTCCGTGGACGTCTGCACCAGCCCTGCAGTCAGCtctgtaaacaaataaatatctgtGGACACGA ATGCGAGGAACCGTGCAACGAGTTGTGCCCGCCCTGCAACAAAACTTGCGAGATGAAATGCGTGCACGCGCGTTGTCCGCGACCCTGTGGTGCGCCCTGCATTTCTTGCAAT GAGCAGTGCACACGTGCGTGCCCGCACGGGCGCTGCTCGCGGCGCTGCGGCGAGCAGTGCTCGCGCGCGGGCTGTTCACACCCGTGCCCGCTGCTGCTCGCATGCGGACACGCGTGCCGCGGCCTCTGCGGCGAGAGATGCCCTGACATCTGCAAGATTTGCAATCCAGACGACTTTCCCAAAGACTTTCTGGGAGACGAATTTAACGACGAAGCTTt attTGTAGTTTTAGAAGATTGCGGTCACATAATGGAATTTGAGGATATGGAACATCTAATGAATTCTGAAACCGAATCTATATCTATTCGTGCTTGCCCGTTTTGCCGCAAGCCCATCATAAACACACCTCGTTACAAAGATTTAGTTAATAACAGAATGAAAACTGATATAAATCCTATCAAGGAGCGTGTTTATGGCAATGTACAAAAGAATCTTGATACCAAGAATAGCTTacttgaaaatatatcaaagttcCAGAAtgcacacaaaaatatattatcag acaAACTACATTCAGATTGGAAAAATGCCTTCAAAATATTGCAGAATTTCAtccacaaatataaaaaaaagaattcactattacaattaaatatgcattttatgtatttaaatattttggaaaagttggcaaaaatttatgaaaatttcaaaACAGCTAAATTGACAGAGTTGCAAGACGAGcttgttgaaaatatttcactAATATCTTGTTTTCTTATAAGAAACGTAAGAAAGATTAGCCAACAACAACAAATGGATATccgtaatgaaataaaacgtctGAATTCAATTGTACAGCTTTCAAAGCTATTAAGCAGCAACAGTTACAAGATAAGCAGATCTGATCCAAAAGTAAACGAAGCAATGGAAGCTGCAAAAAATATGGTTCTCGGAATTGGCATTTACAAAGAAGATAATGCTATTAATGCACTCAAGATATTTCAAGATGGTATAAAAGCGTCTGGTATAGTGACAAAGGCTGAACGTGATATGATTGTTCGGGCTATAGGTGCTAAAGCTGGGCAATGGTTCAAGTGTCCAAATGGTCATTTCTATAGCATAAACCGATGTGGAGGTGCTACGGTTGAAGGCATATGTATAGAATGTAAAGCACGTATTGGAGGAACTAATCATAGATTGCTTGGAGATAACAAGCACGCGCCTGAAATTGATAATTCGAAATTTCCAGCGTGGTCTGAAGAGGCTAACAATATGGCAAACTtcgattttgaaaatttatggTAG